CGGTGGGCAAGACGGCGGTGAATATCACCCTTGAGCCGCGGACCGAAACGGAGGGGCCGGATACCATCCGGACCAGCCCGAGTAGACTCCGCCGGAGCTTCCACCGTTATCGGGAAGGCGGCATCGACCGCCCTCACCCCCGTCCCCTGTCCCATCGCGACGTTGCGCGTCGCAGGGAGAGGGGAGTCGCGCAGCGACGGGGTGAGGGGACAGCGGCCTGTACCGACTGAGAGGGCGGCACTCCCCACCGGGGGAGCACCGTCAAACAGAGTGGTACCACGGGACTACTGCAGGCCCGTCTCTGTATGTCAGAGGCGGGCCTGCTTTTGTTCTCCGGGCCACACACCTCGGCAGGGAAGGAACGACCATGAGCAACCGCACCCTGATCTATGACACGACCCTACGCGACGGCTGCCAGGGCGAGGGCATTGCGCTGTCTGTGGATGACAAGCTGCGGATCGCGCGGCGCCTGGATGTTTTCGGGGTGGCGTACATCGAGGGCGGTTGGCCGAACCCGACTAGCCCCAAGGACCGCGAGTTCTTCGAGCGGGCCGCCGACATGAAGTGGCGCCACGCCAAGATCGCGGCCTTCGGCAGCACCCGTCGCGCCGACATCGCCCCCGAGGACGATGACAACCTGCGCGACCTCGTGGCCAGCCGCGCCCCGGTCGTGACGATCTTCGGCAAGAGCTGGGACTTCCACGCCACCAAGATACTCCGCATCTCGCTGGTCGAGAACCTGCGCATGATCGAGGACTCCGTCGCCTGGCTCAAGTCACAGGTGACCGAGGTCATTTTCGATGCCGAGCACTTCTTCGACGGCTACCTGTCCGATGCCGCCTTCGCTCTCGATTGCCTGCACGCGGCGGTACGCGGCGGCGCCGACTGTCTGTGCCTGTGCGACACCAACGGTGGCACGATGCCCCCGCAGGTCGTCGAGATCGTCGCGGCGGTGCGCCAGCAGGTGGAGACGCCACTGGGCATCCACTGCCACAACGACTCCGGCACTGCAGTGGCCAGCAGCCTCATGGCAGTGCAGGCCGGCTGCCGGCAGGTGCAGGGCACCTTCAACGGCTTTGGCGAGCGGACGGGCAACGCCGACCTGTGCACCATCATCCCCAACCTGGAGCTCAAACTCGACCGCCGCTGCCTGCCCAAGGGCAAGCTGGCGGAGATCACGACCGTGAGCCACTACGTATCCGAGGTGGCCAACCTGATCCCCAACTCGCGCGCGCCGTATGTCGGCTCCTCGGCCTTCGCGCACAAGGGCGGCATGCACGTCAATGCCGTGATGAAGCACCCGGAGTCCTTCGAGCACATCGAGCCGGAGGTCGTCGGCAACCAGCGCCGCATCCTGGTCAGCGACTACTCGGGGTCGTCCACCATCGTGGGCAAGCTGCAGCGCGTGTGGCCGGAGTTGGACCGCAAGGACCCGATCGTCGCCGAGGTGCTCCGGCACGTCAAAGACCTCGAGAACGAGGGCTACCAGTTCGAGGCCGCCGAGGCCTCGCTGGAGCTGCTCGCCCTGCGGCTGCGGGGCGAGCTGGAGGACATGTTCGACCTGCACGGCTACCGCGTGATGATCGCCAAGCTCGACGAGGACTCCGACCCGTATAGCGAGGCCACCGTGAAGGTGAGCATCGGTGACCGGGAAGTGCACACCGCCGCCGACGGTGACGGTCCCGTCAATGCGCTCGACAACGCCCTGCGCAAGGCGCTCACGGAGCTGTTCCCGAGGCTGCAGCGACTGCAGTTGGTGGACTATAAGGTCCG
The sequence above is a segment of the bacterium genome. Coding sequences within it:
- the cimA gene encoding citramalate synthase, producing the protein MSNRTLIYDTTLRDGCQGEGIALSVDDKLRIARRLDVFGVAYIEGGWPNPTSPKDREFFERAADMKWRHAKIAAFGSTRRADIAPEDDDNLRDLVASRAPVVTIFGKSWDFHATKILRISLVENLRMIEDSVAWLKSQVTEVIFDAEHFFDGYLSDAAFALDCLHAAVRGGADCLCLCDTNGGTMPPQVVEIVAAVRQQVETPLGIHCHNDSGTAVASSLMAVQAGCRQVQGTFNGFGERTGNADLCTIIPNLELKLDRRCLPKGKLAEITTVSHYVSEVANLIPNSRAPYVGSSAFAHKGGMHVNAVMKHPESFEHIEPEVVGNQRRILVSDYSGSSTIVGKLQRVWPELDRKDPIVAEVLRHVKDLENEGYQFEAAEASLELLALRLRGELEDMFDLHGYRVMIAKLDEDSDPYSEATVKVSIGDREVHTAADGDGPVNALDNALRKALTELFPRLQRLQLVDYKVRVLTAEGGTATKVRVLIETTDGTRNWGTVGVHENIIEASWQALIDAIIYGLLRDGH